AGGGAAACATCGTCTCCACCTTTCAGGTACGCCTCTCTTCTATATCTCTCAATCCACCTCTCTAACATATCCAGGCTGGCTGTTTCTTCGGTGCGCTACTCACCTTCCCCATCGCTGAGAAATGGGGTCGTAGAAAGACCATCATGGGCGCAGCCCtagtcttcctcctcggcggCGCCCTCATGACCGCCGCAAACGGCAACCTCAACATGATCTACGGCGGCAGAGCCGTCGCCGGTCTCGGCCTCGGAGCATCCTCCCTCACCGTCCCAGTATACATCAGCGAAACTGCCCCGCCGTCCATCAGAGGTCGTCTCGTGGGTATCTTCGAGATCGCCTCGCAGGGCGGCGGTATGCTTGGCTTCTGGATCAACTACGCTACTGACCGCACCATCGACGTTAACACAAAGACCCAGTGGATTGTTCCCCTGGCGGTACAGCTTCTTCCTGGCTTGGGCCTTGCGCTCGGTATGCTTTGGTGTCCTGAGTCGCCGCGCTGGCTGGCACGTGGTGATCACTTTGAAGCTGCGGAGAAGATTCTCGCGCAGATTAGGGGTCTTCCGGCGGAGCATGAGTATGTTCGCAGAGAGATGGGCGATATTCGTGCGCAGGTTGAGGAGCGCAGTACCAATAAGATGAGCAAGAAGCAGCAGTTCAAGAAGCTTTTCCAGAAGGGCGTGCGTAACCGCATGGGTATTGGTATGGCTCTCATGTTTCTGCAGAGTTTCACTGgtgtcaacatcatcacctACTACGCGCCCCGTATCTTTGAGAGTCTTGGAATTCCCGGTACTTCACTGAAGCTCTTCTCCACTGGCTTCTACGGCATCTCCAAGACCCTCGGCATGGTCCTTTTCACCTTCTGGGTCGTTGAGAAGGTCGGTCGGCGCAAGGGTCTCATCTGGGGTGCTGCACTCGGCTGTATTCCCATGTGGTATATCGGCGGGTATGTGATGGAAGCCGACCCCGCCGCTGCCGCCGCGGCTGGTGTTGTGAACCGCGATGGTTGGGGATACCTTGCCATCGTGTGCGTCtacatcaacgccatcatcatctgtgcGACATGGCAGGGTATCACGTGGACCTACGCATCCGAGATCTTCCCGCTCGACATCCGCATGCTCTGCGTCGCCATCACAACCGCCGACACATGGCTCGGATCATTCATCATCGCGCGCTCAACGCCCTACATGATCTCAGACCTAGGCTACGGCGcctacttcttcttcagctcgaTCCTCGTATGCATGGGAATCTGGGCTACGTTCTTCGTCCCCGAAACAAAAGGTGCGTTACATCAAACCCATCCTTCTAGACTTATTCCACAGTGTGGCTGACATGCATAATCACAGGTATCACCCTCGAAGACATGGACGCGCTGTTCGCCAAGCCCGTGTACAAGACGGTCTGGGCGCAGATGCGTGGTAAACCGGTGCTGGAAGAACATCGCCCCGAGTCTCCATtcgaagacgacgagaagGCGCACGAGCTAAGAATACCTTAGCTTCGTCGCTCCGCCggggtttttctttttttgttttttttgcAGCGTTAGATAAACAAATGAGAGGGCTTATCGGCTGCAACCATTTGTGTCCCCCCCTGTGAAACTGCTACGCCGTGAATGGGTGGTGTGATTCTGACTGCTGTTCCAGAAGGGGACGTTCTCTCCGAAAGGTAAAAGTTAtgccttttttttaagtGATGACAGCAGGGCCCTTCCATGTCTCTAACCCGCTACGGCACTTTCTTATTTTGACCGCgactcttctctcctctctgTCCATATTATTACCGTGTCGTTCACACATGCAAATACCATTGTCGCTGTGCTTTTCTTACCCCGCAAAGCTTCCCCAGACTCTGACGTAGATTATTCCCAAGTTTGGGATTTCGGTTTGTCATAGCAACAATTCTTGGGGCCCTTTTGCTAGTGTTGCAGTGAGTGGCTTGTCTTCGTGCGGCCGACCAGCTGTTCgccaagaaaagaagaatcgCTGAGAAATGATGTTATTGGTTTGCGGTGTTGGGGATAACCGCGGGACATTCCCTATTGGGGACTCAATTTGGGCTTTTGTTCGATTCTTGGTTTTTTATCACTGCCAAGACTGCTCGGTCGTCTTGGcgctgaggagaagttgTCGTTGGGTGGTGAGAAGAGATTGCGGTTGTAATCTTACGGGGTTTGGAGTTGGCCAAGAGATAAGGGAGAGTTTTGGGGGCGATTGGAGAATGGAATGATATTTTATGTCTGAGATACTCAAATGAGAGAACGCGTGCAGGCGTGGTGATGAAACTGAGACTGTCTTGAGGAGTGTTTATCCTGACTCAAATGCCAGCC
This genomic stretch from Fusarium fujikuroi IMI 58289 draft genome, chromosome FFUJ_chr09 harbors:
- a CDS encoding related to quinate transport protein, coding for MGWNTHASGTNDPPEVRNWRIHLIATVASMSALAIGYDTSVIGGTMALTSFMRDFGLDLVEKTQRDTIQGNIVSTFQAGCFFGALLTFPIAEKWGRRKTIMGAALVFLLGGALMTAANGNLNMIYGGRAVAGLGLGASSLTVPVYISETAPPSIRGRLVGIFEIASQGGGMLGFWINYATDRTIDVNTKTQWIVPLAVQLLPGLGLALGMLWCPESPRWLARGDHFEAAEKILAQIRGLPAEHEYVRREMGDIRAQVEERSTNKMSKKQQFKKLFQKGVRNRMGIGMALMFLQSFTGVNIITYYAPRIFESLGIPGTSLKLFSTGFYGISKTLGMVLFTFWVVEKVGRRKGLIWGAALGCIPMWYIGGYVMEADPAAAAAAGVVNRDGWGYLAIVCVYINAIIICATWQGITWTYASEIFPLDIRMLCVAITTADTWLGSFIIARSTPYMISDLGYGAYFFFSSILVCMGIWATFFVPETKGITLEDMDALFAKPVYKTVWAQMRGKPVLEEHRPESPFEDDEKAHELRIP